Proteins encoded together in one Zingiber officinale cultivar Zhangliang unplaced genomic scaffold, Zo_v1.1 ctg134, whole genome shotgun sequence window:
- the LOC122036148 gene encoding uncharacterized protein LOC122036148: MGGHSFEREILIPTSKEKSEEEEEEVEEPLIAVPEEEDAGGIHWGKDLKQEETWRRKTGGGVTLEGYVDGGDGIEDRTDGVARTKSLRGEDLEELKGCLDLGFGFNYDEIPELCNTLPALELCYSMSQRFLDEQQHNRSLDRSSSGDSLDLCESPSSPLVANWKIASPGDDPDEVKARLKYWAQAVACTIRLCN; encoded by the exons ATGGGAGGCCATTCGTTCGAGAGAGAGATCTTGATCCCTACTTCCAAGGAGAAgagtgaggaggaggaggaggaggttgaGGAGCCGTTGATCGCGGTGCCGGAGGAAGAGGATGCAGGGGGGATCCATTGGGGAAAGGATTTGAAGCAGGAAGAGACGTGGCGGAGGAAGACCGGCGGAGGAGTGACGCTAGAGGGGTACGTGGACGGCGGCGACGGCATCGAAGACAGGACGGACGGGGTCGCGAGGACGAAGAGCTTAAGGGGCGAGGACCTGGAGGAGCTCAAAGGCTGCCTCGACCTAGGGTTCGGATTCAACTACGACGAGATCCCCGAGCTGTGCAACACGCTCCCTGCTCTGGAGCTGTGCTACTCCATGAGCCAGAGGTTCCTGGACGAGCAGCAGCACAATCGTTCGCTGGATCGCTCCTCCTCGGGCGATTCATTGGATCTGTGTGAATCCCCGTCGTCCCCTCTCGTCGCCAACTGGAAGATCGCTAGCCCAG GAGATGATCCAGATGAAGTAAAAGCAAGGCTAAAATATTGGGCTCAAGCAGTGGCGTGCACTATCAGACTGTGCAACTGA
- the LOC122036147 gene encoding uncharacterized protein LOC122036147: MAKPGIGGRGTLPRKSNESMRIIISTVIGVVFGYLIGISFPTVSITKLHFPPSIISYIEDRNSGITTQTLLNHALTKMRNNSTSNSTDALKIYVPTNPKGAERLPPEIVVPESDFYLRRLWGNPDEDLTIRQKYLVTFTVGYDQKNNINAAVKKFSEDFTILLFHYDGRTSEWDEFEWSKRAIHVSVRKQTKWWYAKRFLHPDIVARYEYIFIWDEDLGVEHFNAEEYIKLVKKHGLEISQPGLEPNSGLTWQMTKRRGDREVHKETEERPGWCSDPLLPPCAAFVEIMATVFSRDAWRCVWHMIQNDLVHGWGLDFALRKCVEPAHEKIGVVDAQWIVHQVVPSLGNQGQAENGRAPWEGVRERCRKEWGLFQTRLAEAEKAYYISKGITPPNSTLV, encoded by the exons ATGGCAAAACCTGGAATTGGTGGCCGCGG TACCCTTCCTAGAAAATCAAATGAGAGTATGAGGATTATTATTTCAACTGTCATCGGAGTAGTGTTTGGATACTTGATTGGCATTTCCTTTCCAACAGTTAGCATAACAAAG CTTCACTTTCCTCCTAGCATTATATCTTACATTGAAGATAGGAACTCAGGCATCACGACCCAAACTTTATTGAACCATGCTTTGACAAAGATGAGAAACAACTCTACATCAAACTCTACTGATGCTTTAAAG ATTTATGTTCCAACAAACCCCAAAGGTGCTGAGAGATTACCACCTGAGATAGTTGTGCCTGAATCAGATTTTTATTTACGCAGATTATGGGGAAACCCAGATGAG GATTTGACCATACGGCAGAAGTATCTTGTGACATTCACTGTTGGATATGATCAGAAAAATAATATCAACGCTGCAGTTAAAAAG TTTTCTGAAGATTTTACAATATTGTTATTCCATTATGATGGCCGAACTTCTGAATGGGATGAATTTGAATGGTCAAAACGAGCTATTCATGTAAGTgtcaggaaacaaacaaaatg GTGGTATGCCAAAAGGTTTTTGCACCCTGATATTGTGGCGCGATATGAGTACATATTCATATGGGATGAAGACCTTGGGGTCGAGCATTTTAATGCTGAAGA GTATATTAAATTAGTCAAGAAGCATGGGCTAGAGATTTCACAGCCTGGTTTAGAGCCTAACAGTGGTCTAACTTGGCAAATGACAAAGAGAAGAGGTGACCGTGAAGTCCATAA AGAAACAGAGGAAAGACCAGGCTGGTGTTCTGACCCTCTCTTGCCCCCATGTGCAGC ATTTGTAGAGATAATGGCAACTGTATTTTCTCGGGATGCATGGCGATGTGTCTGGCATATGATTCAG AATGACTTGGTTCATGGATGGGGCCTTGATTTTGCACTTAGAAAATGTGTAGAG CCTGCTCATGAGAAAATAGGAGTTGTAGATGCTCAATGGATTGTTCATCAGGTGGTTCCTTCACTCGGGAACCAG GGTCAAGCAGAGAACGGCAGAGCGCCATGGGAAGGG GTGAGAGAGAGGTGTAGAAAAGAGTGGGGTTTGTTTCAAACCCGATTGGCAGAGGCCGAGAAGGCATACTACATCTCCAAGGGCATCACTCCCCCAAACTCAACGCTTGTTTAG